TTGTAGCATGACGTAAGCCGTCGCTGGCTTTAAAGTAGTACTTGCTAACAAAATTGTTGTGAGGTACGTGGCAGTCGTTGCAAACGGCAACTTCTCGGTGAGAGCTGTGTTGCCATGAGGCAAATTCGGAGTTCATTACGTGACAATTTATGCACGTTTCCGAATCGTTGCTAAGGTATGAAACTGCATTTGATTCGATAAACGAAAAAATACCTATCCCCAAAATACCCCCAACTAATACGCTTATCCATATCAGCAGTCTATTACGAGAAATTTTGTTATTGTGTTTCACACTTTTACTATTTTTCAAATTTAAACAATTGTGGTTTTATTGTAATCATTGACCAAATCCAGTTTTGGGCAACAGAAGCGTCTAAATCGTATTTGCCTTTAAGATGTCTTAGAGTTTTTGTAGCAAAAATTTGTGAGTAACCTACTTCAAATGTTACGTTTTCGGAAAACTTGTACGCAAGTATAAAATCCGTTTCAAAGCCTAAGTTTGATGGCATTGCAACATTAGGTTCATTTACGGTTACATCAATAACATCTTTATGCGACCAAAAGTAGTGCGAGTTAAGGCTTAGAGTGAGTTTGTTGTATTTGTACGAAATAGGCATAAACAAGTCTATAAGTCCGCCCTGACCGTGACCGCTTCCTGCGTAGAAGTAGTCCATAGTTCCGTTAAATGTATGTCCGGCTCCGTATAGTTTATCAAAACTCAAATCTTTGGTAGTTGTGTCGGTCATACTTTTTCCGCTCAGAATTTGGCATCCAATACCTACTTTAAAAGCAGGGGTAAAATTGTAATGAGTTTCGAGATGTGCAAACCAAGCCGATTTGTCAATATTATTAGCATTTTTACCTGTTTGGTAATAAGCAGCACCAACAACGCGTAGATTGTCTTTTTTGTATTCTATAAAAGGACCGAATGTTTGATTGAAAACGGTTTTTTGCTTTGCTTCGGGAGTTTTTGCGTAAGCACGACCGTCGTTATTGAAAACCAAGCTGATGTCGAAACCGCCTACTTTATAGTTTGCCCATAAAAACTGGAAAGTTTTATAGTCGTTTATAGCGTAGAAGTTTCCCGTGTCGGTAACTCTATCTTGGTTGTATGTAGCTCCTAAGTGCAGTGTAAAATCCGACGAAGGAGTATATTTAAACAAGAAAGCGTCGTGTGTTCTTGCTTGTTGACTCGAGTTATTGTATCCGTACAAGCGTTGATCGTTGTATCTCAGTGGTTGGCGACCTACTTTTAATGAAATAGCCGGAGTTAGAGAAATTTCACCCCACGCTTGATGTATCATTGTACCGTTTACATCAGCAGAGTTCGACATTCTTGTATCACCCCAAGTTTTTATATTTTGAAGAGAGATATATGTTTTTAATATATTGGAGTTGTAAGTGAGATTTACTCGGCTACGCTGTGAAATCGAGGCTCCGGGAGTAGTGTTTTCGTCAATTGGCGTGCGATAACCGTTTCTGTATTCAAACTTAGGTCTGAGTTCACTGTCTAAAATAAATACTTGTGCAAATGCTGTAGTTGCTGTTAACGTTAAGAATAAAATCAGTGTTAAAAATTTTTTCATTGCTTTTAAAATTAAGTTATGTGGATTTATTATGCAAAATTAACAATAAAATAACATAAACAACAAAAAAACTAAATTTATATTGAGTCTAAATAAATATGTTTTTTTAGTGCAGTCCTTTTACTACTGATTTTTTTGCTTCAAATTGTTTCAAGTAAAACGGCTCGGAGTAGGCGGTATCAGCAAATTGCTTAAGTCTATATTTTTCTTGAGCAATCAGTCCTATTGTTTCGGCATTGCAACTAATATCGTCAAAAAACACATAATTCGATTTGCTTACAATTTTGCTGAACTTATTGCAGCCATTGCCGGCAAATACAAGCGTTTTGTTGTTAATATTTTCGAAACTGTTTTCGTTTAGTATAAGTGGGTGAGGTTCCGTTTCAGTGATTAAATTTTGGTTATAAACGGCTGTATAAACTTCCATTCTTCCGGCGTCAATCATAGGAATAAGCTTATAATCTTCTATATTTCCAGTTTTTATAAATTGTTGTTTTGCCGAAAATGCTATTCCTTTAAGAGTACTAACGGTTATGAGCGGTATATCTAAAGCATAGCAAAATCCTTTGGCTGATGAAAATCCTATACGTAGTCCTGTGTACGAGCCTGGTCCTTCGCTAACGGCAACTGCATCTAAGTCGTTAAGCGAAATATTGCTTTCGTCAATTATTTTTTGAATGAACAACATCAAGTTTTTTGCATGTGTGTTGGGCAAATGGTCGTGTTTGCTTATTACAACTTCATTGTCGCGTATAATTGATGTTGAGCAAACGTTGGTAGCTGTTTCTATGCTTAAAATTATCGCCATTTTATATGCAGTTCCTTGCGTTAATTCTCATCTTTGTCTAAAGATTGCTTAACCTTAATTTTTTCGCCGTTTTTGAGCGTTGTGCTTAGTATTTTATAAGGTCCTGTTACAACTTCCTGATTTTCCGACAAACCTTCTACAATATGTATTTTTTCGCTATCCTGAATACCTGTTTTCACCTTCGTAATAGCAACGCTGTCGTTGTTTACAACAAAAACACATTCAATTGTTTCATTTTTTTGTTCATCTGTCAAGTTATTTATGCCAAAATCTTTTTTGGGTCGGGTTGTAACAGCTTGTATAGGTAACGTCAGAATTTGCGAAAGGTTTGAAGTCAGAATTGTAACATTAGCCGACATTCCGGGTCTGAGGGGAGCTGCAAAATTGGCGTGCTCGCTTTTAAGCTGTTTGTACGATTCGGGGATTAGCAATATTTTAACTTCAAAGTTGGTAATTTGGTCGGTGGAAGCTACCTGCGATTTTGCAGATATAGCTATTTTGTTGACAACGCCTTTTATTTCCGCATTCGGATATGCATCTATTTCAACTATGGCAGTATCGTTGAGCGAAACTCTGGCTATGTCAATTTCGCTGACTTCAACAATAACTTCCATATCGTCTAAGTTTGCTATGCGCAAAATTTCGGTTCCGGCGCTAAACTGCGATGCCCCTGCAACTCTTTCACCTTGCTGAACATTAAGTTTTGAAACGGTTCCGTCAACAGGCGAGTATATTGAGGTTTTGGTAAGATTTTCTTTGGCTTCATCGACTATGGCTTGCGAGCTCAAAACATTGTATTCCGAAGCTCTAACAGTTTCGTTTGCTGCATTGACTTCGGCTTTGGCAACCTGATAGTTTGCGTATGCAGTTTCGTATTCCGACAATGAAATAGCATCTTTATCAAAAAGTTCTTTTTGGCGCTTGTAGGCATTTTCGGCGTTTATAAACTGAGCTTTAGCCTGTTCCAAACGTGCGTTACTGTTAGCCAAATTAGCTTTAGATGTATTAAGTCCGGCAACGGTTCTCTCGTAATTGGAGCGATATATTTCGGGGTTTATTTTGGCAATCAACTGACCTTTTTGCAAATGGTCGCCTTCGTTGACGTACAACTCGATAATTTCTCCCGAAACATCAGGCGAAAGTTTAACTTCTACGGCAGGTTCAATTTTACCGGTGGCTGTTATGGTTTCGGTAATATTACCCTTAGTAACTTTGCAGGTTTCAACAGTAGTAGGAGCAGGCTTGCCGATATAACCTTTGCTTTTGGCTATTGCCAATGCAATAATCGCTACGGCAACTACCGATGATACTATTATTAATATTCTTCTCTTTTTATTTCTTTTCATCTTATAAAATTTTCAATGGTTTTCCCATAAAATATTGCAGAATAAGTGTTTTAAACACGTAATCGTACTTAGCTTTTATGAGTTCGGCTTCCGAATTTTGAAGGTTATTTTTTGAGATATTATAATCTGTGGTTTTTATCATTTTTAGATCAAAGCGTTCGCTTGCGTATTTGTATGCTTCCTGAGCGGATTTTTCGCTTAATACGGCTGCCTGATATTTATTCCACGCCGATTGTGCATCGAAGTGAGCTTGTTGTATTCTCTTTTGCAAGTTAAGTTTTTCG
The genomic region above belongs to Lentimicrobiaceae bacterium and contains:
- the nrfH gene encoding cytochrome c nitrite reductase small subunit, with protein sequence MKHNNKISRNRLLIWISVLVGGILGIGIFSFIESNAVSYLSNDSETCINCHVMNSEFASWQHSSHREVAVCNDCHVPHNNFVSKYYFKASDGLRHATMFTLRLEPQVIGIKNAGKRVVKQNCLRCHDNFLTESSMEAVVNSDYFEKRTDRNCWDCHKCLPHGKVKGLSSTPSALVVDNKTDRLPEWLKQNMQKQ
- a CDS encoding alginate export family protein, with amino-acid sequence MKKFLTLILFLTLTATTAFAQVFILDSELRPKFEYRNGYRTPIDENTTPGASISQRSRVNLTYNSNILKTYISLQNIKTWGDTRMSNSADVNGTMIHQAWGEISLTPAISLKVGRQPLRYNDQRLYGYNNSSQQARTHDAFLFKYTPSSDFTLHLGATYNQDRVTDTGNFYAINDYKTFQFLWANYKVGGFDISLVFNNDGRAYAKTPEAKQKTVFNQTFGPFIEYKKDNLRVVGAAYYQTGKNANNIDKSAWFAHLETHYNFTPAFKVGIGCQILSGKSMTDTTTKDLSFDKLYGAGHTFNGTMDYFYAGSGHGQGGLIDLFMPISYKYNKLTLSLNSHYFWSHKDVIDVTVNEPNVAMPSNLGFETDFILAYKFSENVTFEVGYSQIFATKTLRHLKGKYDLDASVAQNWIWSMITIKPQLFKFEK
- the tsaB gene encoding tRNA (adenosine(37)-N6)-threonylcarbamoyltransferase complex dimerization subunit type 1 TsaB; this encodes MAIILSIETATNVCSTSIIRDNEVVISKHDHLPNTHAKNLMLFIQKIIDESNISLNDLDAVAVSEGPGSYTGLRIGFSSAKGFCYALDIPLITVSTLKGIAFSAKQQFIKTGNIEDYKLIPMIDAGRMEVYTAVYNQNLITETEPHPLILNENSFENINNKTLVFAGNGCNKFSKIVSKSNYVFFDDISCNAETIGLIAQEKYRLKQFADTAYSEPFYLKQFEAKKSVVKGLH
- a CDS encoding efflux RND transporter periplasmic adaptor subunit: MKRNKKRRILIIVSSVVAVAIIALAIAKSKGYIGKPAPTTVETCKVTKGNITETITATGKIEPAVEVKLSPDVSGEIIELYVNEGDHLQKGQLIAKINPEIYRSNYERTVAGLNTSKANLANSNARLEQAKAQFINAENAYKRQKELFDKDAISLSEYETAYANYQVAKAEVNAANETVRASEYNVLSSQAIVDEAKENLTKTSIYSPVDGTVSKLNVQQGERVAGASQFSAGTEILRIANLDDMEVIVEVSEIDIARVSLNDTAIVEIDAYPNAEIKGVVNKIAISAKSQVASTDQITNFEVKILLIPESYKQLKSEHANFAAPLRPGMSANVTILTSNLSQILTLPIQAVTTRPKKDFGINNLTDEQKNETIECVFVVNNDSVAITKVKTGIQDSEKIHIVEGLSENQEVVTGPYKILSTTLKNGEKIKVKQSLDKDEN